The Buteo buteo unplaced genomic scaffold, bButBut1.hap1.1 HAP1_SCAFFOLD_304, whole genome shotgun sequence region TCCGGGCGATCCAGGCTGGGGGGGTCTCGGgatatgtttgtttttctttttcggTAATTTTTGCTTCGCCATGGCCAACGAGTAGTACATGCCGAAATTGTTAACGATGACGGGGACGGGCATGGCGATGGTGAGGACCCCCGCCAAGGCGCAGAGAGCCCCCACCAACATCCCCGACCACGTCATGGGGTACATGTCCCCGTACCCCAAGGTGGTCATCGTCACCACCGCCCACCAAAACCCGATGGGGATGTTCTTGAAATAGGTGTGGCGGCTCCCCGTCACGTCGTCGGGGTCGGCGCCGATGCGCTCGGCGTAGTAGATCATGGTGGCGAAGATCAAGACCCCCAAGGCCAAGAAGATGACGAGGAGGAGGAACTCGTTAGTGCTGGCTCGTAAGGTGTGCCCCAGCACCCTCAAGCCCACGAAATGCCGCGTCAGCTTGAAGATGCGGAGGATGCGGACGAAGCGCACGACCCTCAAGAAACCCAACACGTCTTTGGCGGCTTTGGAGGAAAGACCGCGCAACCCTACCTCAAGGTAGAAGGGCAAGATGGCGACGAAGTCGATGATGTTGAGGCTGCTCTTGACGAAATCCCGCTTATCCGGGCAAAAACTGACCCTCATGAGGAACTCGAAGGTGAACCACACCACGCACGTCCCCTCCACGTAGGTGAGGAACGGCTCCGTCTCCACCTCCACCGCCACCTGCGTCCCCGTCCCGTTGACCGTCGTCACCGTCTCCGTCTTGTTGATCACCCGGTTGAAGGCTTCGTGGGTCTCCAGGCAGAAGGTGGTGATGGAGATGAGGATGAAGAAGAGGGAGGCGAAGGCCACGtactggggaaggggaagggggaggggtGAGAGGAGACGGCGGTCGGGGGGGGTCGGAGACCCCCAAAAGACGCCAAAACCCTACAGAATAAGAGAGGGGAGCCCAAAATATGCCAAAACCCTACAGAATAAGAGAGAGGACCCCAAAATACGCTGAAACCCTATAGAATGAGAGGGGACCCCAAAATACGCTGAAACCCTATAGAATGAGAGGGGACCCCAAAATACGCTGAAACCCTATAGAATGAGAGGGGACCCCAAAATacaacaaacccccaaatacGCCGAAACCCTATAGAACAAGAGAGGGGAGCCCAAAATacaacaaacccccaaatacGCCGAAACCCTATAGAACAAGAGAGGGGAGCCCAAAATacaacaaaccccccaaatacGCCGAAACCCTATAGAATAAGAGAGGGGACCCCAAAATACACCAAAACCCTATAGAACAAGAGAGGAGAGCCCAAAATacaacaaacccccaaatacACCGAAACCCTACAGAATAAGAGAGGGGACCCCAAAATAAGCCAAAACGCTATAGAATAAGAGAAGGGACCCCAAAATACGCCGAAACCCTGTAGAATAAGAGAGGGGACCCCAAAATACAACAAATCCCTATGGAATAATAGAGGGGAGGTAGGTGGGGGGGTCTGACCCCCCAAAAATACAC contains the following coding sequences:
- the LOC142028370 gene encoding voltage-gated potassium channel KCNC1-like, coding for GFGVFWGSPTPPDRRLLSPLPLPLPQYVAFASLFFILISITTFCLETHEAFNRVINKTETVTTVNGTGTQVAVEVETEPFLTYVEGTCVVWFTFEFLMRVSFCPDKRDFVKSSLNIIDFVAILPFYLEVGLRGLSSKAAKDVLGFLRVVRFVRILRIFKLTRHFVGLRVLGHTLRASTNEFLLLVIFLALGVLIFATMIYYAERIGADPDDVTGSRHTYFKNIPIGFWWAVVTMTTLGYGDMYPMTWSGMLVGALCALAGVLTIAMPVPVIVNNFGMYYSLAMAKQKLPKKKNKHIPRPPQPGSPGYGPPVAPQNPPGSPRPPRRPPACPWLRRRWWRSTEARPNGEAGRAALAQEDCPPIDQPLSPEERAGGGPPTAGGGGGGGGGGRERCGRDRACFLLGPDYAPPPEGPLRKALVSA